The window TCACaatcttttcaataaaaaaaaacaggaTTTCTTTTAACAAACAACAAATGTGGTTTTTAACCAATTGCAGATTCTCAGAGGTTGCTCTGTTAAAAATTGTTCACTGGCTTGAAATCCGGGGCACGATAAACACTCGGATGCTATCCTCCAACACCATCTACGGATGTTATCTTGTCTTCAAGCTAGACTGGAATCCTTACGGACTCCAATCGGCAAATGCATTTGTGAGATTCACGGATGATGGAGTTGGTGGTGATAGTGATGAGAGGGCAGTTATTCTCGATCACTTTGGGCGGGAGAATGCTCGCGAATGCCACAGCCGGACTGGAGAGGAACCAGTAAGGATAGGCGATGGCTTGACAGAGATTGCGAAGGTGCACCTGCAACGCCCCGATGGATCTGAGCAGAGTGGAAGGGTAGCTGTGGGGAGAGGTGATGGGTGGATGGAGGTGGAGTTGGGAAGCTTCTATAACGATCGAGGCGATGACGGTGTGGTAGAGACATGGCTGTTGGGGAAGGAAGGCTATCAAGGGAAGTCGGGTCTCATCGTTCAGGGCATTGAGTTTAGGCCTAACCCATGATTCCTTTCTTCAACTCTAATAAAAGTAATTCATGtgtttcaatataaaataaatgtgcTATTAACGATATTagtcaatttgaattttctatggattcatataatattaatctgttttgaaaaataaaataaatacaactaaatagttatatttttcatcattgtatttgtattttccATCATCAAGAGACATAAACATAAGTCGTATTATTAGCACAACAAACAAAAGAAttacattcatttttattgaaaaatagaattttatatttattgtatacgcatattcttaatttttattagttattaagttttattaaaatatagacaaaATTCAATTCCTAGTATATGAACAATGTCGAGTATTCAGGTACCCGATTTAGAGGGTTTGAATGCCCGTGTAGGGTATCTGGATACCCGAAACACACTCCGGGTCGGGTTTGTAATGCTCAAAACATCatccgcaagtgtacggggttTTATAGGTCGTGGCAAGTTAAATTATCAATTCTTGAAGACTAAATGCCGGTTTGAGTATCACAAAATGACTTTGAACACTAATAAGAGGAGTTCTTGATTTTCTTAACtaagaaataaatgaaattaacaaTGAAAGCAAAGAAATAACGGTTTTCCCACAAATTTAGGAGAGTAGGGCTTTGGTttcgattgcaatggttcACGGGATATCACCTAGTGGACATGCTCATCTATTTGGGCCTCACTCTGGACTCCTAATGCACAAACCGAATGCCCGATCGGGCATTTCTCTACTGTCCGATCGGGCTTTCTCACTATTTTGCCTCCTTAAGCCCTGTTTCAAGCTTGTTTTCACCTGtttttacttcaaaatttcGACAAACTCATTAAATCACCTAACTAGTGCATAAGTGAGTGAAAATCTATACTATACACCTTAAATCAACAATAACTTGTGTTAATCACACACAAAAATATCTTAAACTATGAGTTTGTCAGGTATGAGCACTCGATGTTTTCGGGTCGGATAACCACGAATAACCGTATTCCCACCCTTATGAATTGTAGGGCTTGCCTCATACTTAGATCTCCTTTATCCGTAAGTTGACATTTCCATGCCTCAATGTAATCAAAGATTATGTCAATataatctatacaatatataaaatgggagttttgggggtatttaggaaaatatccttttaaaatagatattattatttaagtaaaactattttttagtaaatatttattgctATTGATACGGTTAAATCAGGAgggaattaaattaaaattagtgggGAGTTATTTAAAGTTGATAGTGAGTTAATGAGTGGTTACATCCAACAACTATTATctaaagtaatttatttatatttgtcaTTCAGGCAACAATAGTTTATAAGATTGCTTCAATCGTGGCTAAGAGTTCTATGCCAGTGATTGCGGATGGCGGAATATCAAACTCGGGGCACATTGTGAAAGCTTTGGCTTTAGGGGCATCAACTGTGATTATGGGTGGCCTTTTAGCTTGGAAGTAATGAAGCTCCTGGTATTTATgaatagagtgaactacataaatggtacctaatatttcactttcgcacataaatggtacctgatatttattttatatcatttttggtacctgtgacaaaaataaccttaggtaccaaacatgtgatttttttgttatggaggatatttttggaaatttcaattaaatagtaccaaatatgtgattattttttcttcctttcttatttctcttttagtttcttcttcattcttttttcttcattttcttctttctttttagtattttatctttctttcttctttctttcttttctctttttttattcttagtttatatttcttcttctttcttttttcttttatcttctttttcttctttccttttaattttttatacatacatcaattgcattcataatataaatcaggAACAAAatctctaattaaattaattattaaaaataattaaatcaattgaatattttttattaaattactttatactcattttaagattgaaacacctaactaaaaatattcaactctttatatcattatgaatacaattcacaattattattacataatattatatgattcataatttatataatcatactataattatttattaattactactagtttttagtattataacaataatatttcaataataattaaatataattataactataattataattaattatatttgaatgatattaaaaataaataaattattaatttataatatcaaaataataatattaatattaattaataataatagtataaagagtgaggagaatgagagaagatattataatatcacttttgatactaattttgtatatacctaaaatatcctttatggcataaataagaaaatgtatttgtttagagggcaaattgggaagaaaattgcatcaggtaccaaaaatatgatttatagATACCAAAagcgatataaaataaagatcaggtaccatttacgtgcgaaagtgaaagatcaggtaccatttatgtagttcactcttatgAATATCAGGTAAAGCTACAAACTACCTTAAAGTTACTTATTTTAACTTCAAATTACAAGACCTGTCGTgaagtttcaattttgattcGAGGTGCAAAGCATCAT is drawn from Salvia hispanica cultivar TCC Black 2014 chromosome 6, UniMelb_Shisp_WGS_1.0, whole genome shotgun sequence and contains these coding sequences:
- the LOC125192824 gene encoding F-box protein PP2-B11-like, which codes for MDLLSTLPGECLSEILQRTSPADAMRFATISKASKSAADSDAVWDKFLPEDWPEIISRSVFPVVYSNNKELYFILCNSPILLDAGKLSFSLEKGNGKKCYMVGARELEIIWCGNTPMYWDLTSHPDSRFSEVALLKIVHWLEIRGTINTRMLSSNTIYGCYLVFKLDWNPYGLQSANAFVRFTDDGVGGDSDERAVILDHFGRENARECHSRTGEEPVRIGDGLTEIAKVHLQRPDGSEQSGRVAVGRGDGWMEVELGSFYNDRGDDGVVETWLLGKEGYQGKSGLIVQGIEFRPNP